The proteins below are encoded in one region of bacterium:
- a CDS encoding S8 family serine peptidase, with protein MPGVSRAGSLFVALSVLVAADAASGATIGAGLMARAEQQGEVAVLVAMRPGRRSAAALPAAPPAGVRVAHAYRTVDGFAATVTAEGLAALAASPDVDAVELDGVGTVALARTVRQIRADRVHARGVDGSGVVIAVIDTGVDETHPDIAGALRQEECFCRAGAVGDTRRRACCPNGQARQSGPGSAASVNHHGPHVAGIAVSRGVVSPPGVAPGAGLVAVRVLDNQDRGLLSDWIAALDWIASDRPDVRVVNMSLVSAAQFAGDCEIGCGNRTGCAANRMFAQVIDRLWQRGTLVFAASGNEGRANAMSAPACVSRAVSVSAVDGADAIARFSNRSATLDLFAPGVGVVSDGLAGGLAVLSGTSMAAPHAAGTAALLIAARPGLTAAGVLALMRDSGVPIADGARRVPRLDAFAALRASMRSPELVRGGGSRASDGLLELSIIPPEAVSPSARALVRCVDNDPLCDSDQALGRCTFGVALCVNMRDPLLRQCATNEPLEAFAILAPPVTAPAGSIDRLNVDNLAFALPDFPFRGQNACSLTVPFVVERPRADAPGSGEIRMRLSTATRPDYDRVRFRCDPP; from the coding sequence ATGCCGGGAGTGTCGCGCGCCGGTTCCCTGTTCGTCGCCCTGAGCGTGCTCGTCGCCGCCGACGCCGCCAGCGGGGCGACGATCGGCGCCGGCCTGATGGCCCGCGCCGAGCAGCAGGGCGAGGTGGCGGTCCTGGTCGCGATGCGGCCGGGGCGCCGGAGCGCGGCGGCGCTGCCCGCCGCGCCGCCGGCGGGCGTGCGCGTCGCCCACGCCTACCGGACCGTGGATGGCTTCGCCGCCACGGTGACGGCGGAGGGGTTGGCCGCGCTGGCGGCGAGTCCAGACGTCGATGCCGTGGAGCTCGACGGCGTCGGCACCGTGGCGCTCGCTCGCACCGTGCGCCAGATTCGCGCCGACCGCGTGCACGCGCGCGGCGTCGACGGCAGCGGCGTGGTGATCGCCGTCATCGACACCGGGGTGGACGAGACGCATCCCGACATCGCCGGGGCGCTGCGCCAGGAGGAGTGCTTCTGCCGCGCCGGCGCGGTGGGCGACACCCGGCGACGGGCGTGCTGCCCGAACGGGCAGGCGCGACAGTCCGGACCGGGCAGCGCCGCCAGCGTCAACCATCACGGTCCGCACGTCGCCGGCATCGCCGTGTCGCGCGGCGTCGTCTCGCCGCCCGGCGTCGCCCCCGGCGCCGGCCTGGTGGCGGTGCGGGTGCTCGACAATCAGGACCGCGGTCTGTTGTCCGATTGGATCGCGGCGCTCGACTGGATCGCCAGCGACCGGCCGGACGTCCGCGTCGTCAACATGAGCCTGGTGAGCGCCGCGCAGTTCGCCGGCGATTGCGAGATCGGCTGCGGCAACCGGACCGGCTGCGCCGCCAACCGCATGTTCGCCCAGGTCATCGACCGGCTGTGGCAGCGCGGCACCCTGGTGTTCGCGGCCAGCGGCAACGAGGGACGCGCCAATGCGATGAGCGCCCCCGCCTGCGTGTCGCGCGCCGTGTCGGTGAGCGCGGTGGACGGCGCCGACGCCATCGCGCGCTTCAGCAATCGCAGCGCGACCCTCGACCTGTTCGCGCCCGGGGTGGGCGTCGTGTCGGACGGGCTCGCCGGCGGCCTCGCGGTGCTCTCCGGCACCTCGATGGCCGCGCCGCACGCCGCCGGCACGGCCGCGCTGCTCATCGCCGCCCGCCCTGGGCTCACCGCCGCCGGCGTCCTGGCGCTGATGCGGGACAGCGGCGTGCCGATCGCCGACGGGGCGCGCCGCGTGCCGCGCCTCGACGCGTTCGCCGCCCTGCGGGCGTCGATGCGCTCGCCCGAGCTGGTACGCGGCGGCGGCAGCCGCGCCAGCGACGGCCTGCTCGAGCTCAGCATCATCCCGCCCGAGGCCGTGAGCCCGTCGGCGCGCGCCCTGGTGCGCTGCGTCGACAACGATCCGCTGTGCGACAGCGACCAGGCGCTCGGCCGCTGCACCTTCGGGGTCGCGCTGTGCGTCAACATGCGCGACCCGCTGCTGCGCCAGTGCGCGACCAACGAGCCGCTGGAGGCGTTCGCCATCCTGGCGCCGCCGGTGACCGCGCCGGCGGGCAGCATCGACCGGCTGAACGTCGACAACCTGGCCTTCGCGCTGCCGGACTTCCCGTTCCGCGGCCAGAACGCCTGCAGCCTCACGGTGCCCTTCGTCGTCGAACGGCCGCGCGCCGACGCCCCTGGCAGCGGCGAGATCCGCATGCGGCTGTCCACGGCGACGCGTCCGGACTATGATCGCGTCCGCTTTCGCTGCGATCCACCATGA
- the ggt gene encoding gamma-glutamyltransferase, whose product MFSSHRLDPRRGAGRSVVMARHGMACTSQPLASQAAVATLQAGGNALDAAVCAAAVLGVVEPFMTGIGGDCFMLIWDPAEQRLHGLNGSGRAPRAATREALLARGHQVMPMLGMLPVTVPGAVDAWCDALARFGRRTLADALAPAIDYATDGFPVTEIIASQWAFAAGILQNDDARRAFTVDGRAPRPGEVARLPELAASLRLLAAGGRDVFYAGELARAIAECSRAHGGLLDADDLAAHRSTWVEPIATDYRGVEVCELPPNGQGLTALLALNILECFDLAGAAADARAHLQIEAMKLAFADRDRWIADPEHAAVPVSMLIDKAYAQGRAALIRPEAALKRVRSGGAPISDTVYLATADRDGMVVSLINSLYLAFGSGMVAGRTGIALQNRGFGFRLDPAHPNCIAPGKRPFHTLIPGMALRDGRPLLAFGVMGGDMQAQGHVQLLSALIDGGDNVQEAIERPRFNFLGGDRVALESALAAALGADLARRGHVVEDESAALLAGGFGGAQAIAIDPESGACWGGSDPRKDGCAIGF is encoded by the coding sequence ATGTTCTCCTCGCATCGGCTCGACCCGCGGCGCGGCGCCGGCCGCTCGGTGGTGATGGCGCGGCACGGCATGGCCTGCACCAGCCAGCCGCTGGCGTCGCAGGCCGCGGTGGCGACCCTGCAGGCCGGCGGCAACGCGCTGGATGCGGCGGTCTGCGCCGCCGCCGTGCTCGGCGTCGTGGAACCGTTCATGACCGGCATCGGCGGCGACTGCTTCATGCTGATCTGGGATCCCGCCGAGCAGCGCCTGCACGGGCTGAACGGCAGCGGCCGGGCGCCGCGCGCCGCCACCCGCGAGGCGCTGCTGGCGCGCGGCCACCAGGTGATGCCGATGCTGGGGATGCTGCCGGTGACGGTGCCCGGCGCGGTCGACGCCTGGTGCGACGCGTTGGCGCGCTTCGGCCGGCGGACGCTGGCCGACGCGCTGGCGCCGGCGATCGACTACGCGACCGACGGCTTCCCGGTCACCGAGATCATCGCCAGCCAGTGGGCCTTCGCCGCCGGCATCCTGCAGAACGACGACGCGCGGCGCGCCTTCACCGTCGACGGCCGGGCGCCGCGGCCCGGCGAGGTGGCGCGCCTGCCGGAGCTCGCCGCCAGCCTGCGCCTCCTGGCCGCCGGCGGCCGCGACGTCTTCTACGCCGGCGAGCTGGCGCGGGCGATCGCCGAATGCTCGCGCGCCCACGGCGGCCTGCTCGACGCGGACGATCTGGCCGCCCACCGCTCGACCTGGGTCGAGCCGATCGCCACCGACTATCGCGGTGTCGAGGTCTGCGAGCTGCCGCCGAACGGGCAGGGCCTGACGGCGCTGCTGGCGCTGAACATCCTCGAATGCTTCGACCTCGCCGGGGCGGCCGCGGACGCGCGGGCGCACCTGCAGATCGAGGCGATGAAGCTGGCATTCGCCGATCGCGATCGCTGGATCGCCGATCCCGAGCATGCGGCGGTGCCGGTGTCGATGCTGATCGACAAGGCGTACGCGCAGGGCCGGGCGGCGCTCATCCGCCCCGAGGCGGCGCTGAAGCGGGTCCGCAGCGGCGGCGCGCCGATCTCGGACACCGTCTACCTCGCCACCGCCGATCGCGATGGCATGGTCGTGTCGCTGATCAACAGCCTCTACCTCGCCTTCGGCTCCGGCATGGTCGCCGGCCGTACCGGCATCGCGCTGCAGAACCGCGGGTTCGGCTTCCGCCTCGATCCCGCGCACCCGAACTGCATCGCCCCCGGCAAGCGGCCGTTCCACACCCTCATCCCTGGCATGGCGCTGCGCGACGGCCGGCCGCTGCTGGCGTTCGGCGTCATGGGCGGCGACATGCAGGCCCAGGGGCACGTGCAGCTCCTCAGCGCGCTCATCGACGGCGGCGACAACGTGCAGGAGGCGATCGAGCGCCCGCGCTTCAACTTTCTCGGCGGCGATCGCGTCGCCCTGGAATCGGCGCTGGCGGCGGCGCTCGGCGCCGACCTGGCGCGCCGCGGCCACGTCGTCGAGGACGAATCGGCGGCGCTGCTCGCCGGCGGCTTCGGCGGCGCGCAAGCGATCGCCATCGATCCCGAAAGCGGCGCGTGCTGGGGCGGCTCCGACCCGCGCAAGGACGGCTGCGCGATTGGCTTCTGA
- a CDS encoding XRE family transcriptional regulator: MSKKKSTSAALEYLHRRFSAGRPERIAELEEARASAEVARKVYELRTRAKLTQKELAASRCRAGRAAARRPRAKLTQKELAARVGTTASVISRLEDDDCEGHSLAMLRRIASALNKRVDIRFVALKSKGAA; this comes from the coding sequence CTCGGCGGCGCTCGAATACCTTCATCGCCGCTTCTCCGCTGGGCGGCCCGAACGAATTGCGGAGCTTGAGGAGGCACGGGCGAGTGCCGAGGTCGCGCGCAAGGTGTACGAGCTGCGGACCAGGGCGAAGCTGACGCAGAAGGAACTCGCCGCGAGCCGCTGCCGCGCTGGAAGAGCCGCAGCACGTCGGCCCAGGGCGAAGCTGACGCAGAAGGAACTCGCCGCGAGGGTTGGCACCACTGCGTCAGTCATCTCGCGGCTGGAGGACGACGACTGCGAGGGCCACTCGCTGGCGATGCTGCGCCGCATCGCGTCGGCGCTCAACAAGCGAGTGGACATCCGCTTCGTTGCGCTCAAGAGCAAAGGCGCGGCCTGA